The DNA segment ATCGGAGCCACCCTCATCTGGGTGCCGGCCGTCATCTTCCTCTTCGTCTCCGGCCAGACCCTCGCCGGCACCCTCCTCGGCATCTGGTGCGCAGCCGTCGTCGGCACCATCGATAATGTTTTGCGCCCCAGCCTCGTCGGCAAGGATGCGAAAATGCCCGACCTCCTCATCATGGTCGGGACTTTGGGCGGACTCTTCCTCTTTGGGCCCATCGGCTTCATCATCGGCCCCGTCATCTGCGGCCTCTTCCTCACCGCGTGGGACATCTACGCCGCCACCTTCAAAACCATCCTCCCGCCCGTGCACAGCCTCCGCACTGGCGAAATCAAGCCCGCTCCTACCCCGTCCCCTGCCCCCGAGGCTCCTGCTGAGTCTGATGAAACTCCCGCCGCCGAAAAAAAAGAACCCACTCCGCCCAAGCCCAAAGCCCGCCGCAAGCCCGCCAAGAAACACACCGTTTCCGCTACTGCTGCGAAAGCGTAAAGAGCCTACCGTCGCAACTCGCGCAATGCCTCACAAGCCGCCGCAAAGAGCGTGGGCCGCGCCAGAAGTGTCAACGCATTCACCAGCGCCGCGTCTTCGCCAGCCGCCTGCATTTGGGTAGCCATCCCGCCGAGTTCCGTCGCACGTGAAGGCAGCGGCAAAGTTTCCATATTGAGAAACCACTCTGAGAGCCTATCGTCCTCCGAAAGAGCCCGAACCAAGTCCACCAGCGGTTCCGTATACAGCCTCACTAAAAGCGCTCCCATACCCATCGCGTTCCCGATGTGGTGTGCGTAACAATCTCAGGTGTATTCTCGTCGTAATACATAGCCGCAAAAGATGTTGTTCGAATAGCGCCCGCATTAATCCATATCTGAATCCCTTTGGAGTCTTTCACATCCGTTGCTGGTATGCCGATGAGGGAGGTAACGGTTGCCCGACTCATTCCTGGATGAACAGATTTCCACTGCCTATCGGGGGCACTATGAACCCAGTCCATTGCGAATATGCTGACGATTGTCGCAAATCCAATCAGGAGTTTTCTTTTCATGACGAGGTAACTACAGAGCCTAACACGTTGTAGGTGAAAGATGTTCCCTCATCCCCTGTCGCAGGATCGTCTTCCACTTCTTCGGGTCAGCCCGCCGGACATCGCTCAGGTAGATCTCGTGATGCTTCCCTGCGAGCCCCGACCGCGCCTCGATAAACTCATGCAGGCGCGCAATCGTCGGCCCCTCCTCCGTAAATGGGCCCACATGCAAGATCTGCGCACAGCGACCTTCGGCAAACACTTCCAGCCGCAACTTCGCCAGAGCCGGGAGCTGCTTCTTGCGGGCGACTTGAGCCAGCGCCCCGTCGATCACCGCGTCCGTTGCGAACGGCGGCTGCAGGATCATCATCGTCCACAGCCAATTCTGCCGATCCCCAGCCTCGAACGCCGACCAATCCTTCGCCCACCAGAGCCCTTCCAGCGGCATCACCGAGTAGTCGGTCCCCGTCGCCTTCTTCACCGCAAACTTCGCCGTGTAAGACACCGTGAACAACGCCTCCACCGCCTGCGCATACCCCGGGGAAGTATTCGGATCGCCCTCGCCATCCACCATCAAGTAACGCAACGGCGGCAACTCCACCTCCACCACCTCCTTCGCCGAGGCCCGGTAGAAATGCTTCAGCTCCTTCTTGTAGTCGATCTTCTCCATAGAGTTAGATTGGGCTTGAGTGACAGAATGTGGTACCGCCAAAAAAAGCGCCAGAAAGACAAAGTAAGTGCAAGAGATGCTTGCGCTCCTTTGCTGTCATTTGCGGAAGAGCCGTTGAAAAAGGCGCGCCAGAATGTTGGATCTAGCCCTACAGCAAGAGTGTGAAGCTTGCTCAGTTAGCTCCTGACGATGTAACTTCCCTTCCGGAATGAGATAGTAAGGTGTGTCTGCTGGAATAGCATCCCAGTCAAAAGTGTCGCCGTCAGTATGAATGGTGGCGACACAACAACCCTCTACAGACTCACGAACAATAACTTCTTCTTCGGGTGTCTCTGGCTGCTTACAAACATAGGAATAACCGCCGGCATTGTTGCGAGTGAAATTATCTGGCGCGGTCTCTCGGCAAAGATCGCAGTCCATACACGAAGCGGAAACGTAATACTTGCCCGGAACATTCTCTGGCCAGCGGTGCTTAAACTCTTCGTGTGGCATGGTTGATTCTATAAAGGCAAGCAAGGTGGCCTAGATGTTTTAGGCGAGAAATGGTTGCTTGAACAAGCGGTCTTTCCCTTGGCTGGCCTAGTGATCTGCGGGACACGGATGACATGAATGGTATTGATTATGGAATATCCGGCGGCTCCCTTGGGAGCCTGATATTTATAGAAAGCATCTCCACCTTGGCCCAACTCCGTAGAGACATTCGGGCCTCGCCGACTTGGTGCCGCTCCGATGGACTGAATGGATTTTTGGTTCGGGTGCTATAGATATGGTGACCCGCTGGGTCTCGGAAGGGCCGACGGGCATCTCGCAAGCGGGCTGGCTGACCAGCGGCGAGTCGGACACTTCGCACTAGCTCCCAAAACCAATGTGGTGGCATTCCCGATCATGATTTTGCGCTTTCGAGCTTTGGAAGACTTAACCCTGTGGAAAAGGCATAAGTCGCTCAGGATCAACCAGAT comes from the Chthoniobacterales bacterium genome and includes:
- a CDS encoding ferredoxin, which codes for MPHEEFKHRWPENVPGKYYVSASCMDCDLCRETAPDNFTRNNAGGYSYVCKQPETPEEEVIVRESVEGCCVATIHTDGDTFDWDAIPADTPYYLIPEGKLHRQELTEQASHSCCRARSNILARLFQRLFRK
- a CDS encoding GyrI-like domain-containing protein translates to MEKIDYKKELKHFYRASAKEVVEVELPPLRYLMVDGEGDPNTSPGYAQAVEALFTVSYTAKFAVKKATGTDYSVMPLEGLWWAKDWSAFEAGDRQNWLWTMMILQPPFATDAVIDGALAQVARKKQLPALAKLRLEVFAEGRCAQILHVGPFTEEGPTIARLHEFIEARSGLAGKHHEIYLSDVRRADPKKWKTILRQGMREHLSPTTC